The Solibacillus sp. FSL R7-0682 genome includes a window with the following:
- a CDS encoding flavodoxin family protein → MKITVFIGSSRKDGNSELLANLVVQGIEHEKVYLKDLHILPIEDLRHTKNGFQVFNDDYDQLIEMLEKSDVVIFATPIYWYSMSGLMKNMIDRFSQAIRDERYPTFKEHLKTIQTIVVAVGGDEPRIKGLPLIQQFQYTFDFLNMPFSSYIIGEANKPGDIFNDSFALAQAAWLNKKLKSGQLTD, encoded by the coding sequence ATGAAGATAACAGTATTCATTGGAAGTTCAAGAAAAGATGGAAATAGTGAACTATTGGCAAACTTAGTTGTGCAAGGTATCGAACATGAAAAAGTATATTTAAAGGATTTACACATTTTACCGATCGAGGATTTAAGGCATACTAAAAATGGCTTTCAAGTATTTAATGACGATTATGATCAGTTGATTGAAATGTTAGAGAAAAGCGATGTGGTAATCTTTGCAACACCGATATACTGGTACAGCATGTCTGGCTTAATGAAAAATATGATAGACCGATTTAGTCAAGCAATTCGAGATGAGCGGTATCCAACATTTAAAGAGCATTTAAAAACAATACAAACAATTGTCGTAGCCGTTGGTGGTGATGAACCAAGGATTAAGGGTCTACCACTTATTCAGCAGTTTCAATACACATTCGATTTTTTAAATATGCCATTTTCATCTTATATTATAGGAGAAGCGAATAAACCAGGGGATATTTTTAATGACAGCTTCGCTTTAGCTCAAGCAGCCTGGTTAAATAAAAAACTTAAATCAGGACAATTAACGGACTAA
- a CDS encoding VanZ family protein — translation MKKLLNLAFWLVLVFYAYLLIDTVFISRDANRSVNLVPFQMIAEQGFTLNVWGNILMFIPLGIYFADFLKRFNFGKAMGAVITTSLGIEALQYILKRGASDIDDLLLNSIGGLIGIFIYLVLKKMFKSKEHVHVAISVLSLVVGLPVFVLAAMLVLYN, via the coding sequence ATGAAAAAACTTTTAAATTTAGCTTTTTGGCTTGTGTTGGTATTTTATGCGTACTTATTAATTGACACAGTATTTATATCACGAGATGCGAACCGTAGTGTCAATTTAGTGCCTTTTCAAATGATAGCAGAGCAAGGCTTTACGTTAAACGTCTGGGGAAATATTCTTATGTTTATTCCTTTAGGGATATACTTCGCAGACTTTTTGAAACGTTTTAATTTTGGAAAAGCAATGGGTGCAGTAATAACTACGAGCTTAGGAATTGAAGCACTCCAATACATTCTGAAGCGCGGAGCAAGCGATATTGATGATTTACTATTAAATTCAATAGGCGGATTAATCGGTATTTTCATCTATCTCGTCTTGAAAAAAATGTTTAAATCGAAAGAGCATGTGCATGTTGCCATTTCCGTATTGTCACTTGTAGTGGGGCTGCCAGTGTTTGTTTTAGCGGCAATGCTTGTTCTATATAACTAA
- a CDS encoding M28 family metallopeptidase — translation MHLRKTLFSIILVTLFLVGCSDDTEYSHLEDTIRILTSDEMDGRLTGTKGNDLALSFIEEKFREIGLEPINVDNESLLLQYPHKFHNPEKATYQIQIISDSGVKVNLIRGIDFLERNGYSNYEKTLPFTFDSQSSETEQAYVVLKDRSNFQEAFEKSQGVFIVEEAFSKSLLIDTVEKPVIQIFTDTYNRLKEFSSGQIMMNISVEEEMIDAYNIAGKIPGKDNKNVLVLSAHFDHVGTVGDSIYRGAIDNASGVAVLLEIAQKLVSSTEKFDNEIIIVAFNGEESGLQGSSHLVEELSDKYNSINNINLDSLYNAPISIVSREDEVSEDLLEDLKSILKESSVDFNTDLSGGLTSDHSIFLSKHINAMTISSQNVTPKIHRSSDTMEEVDFPSLVKITESIVQFIHNYHHKEYGHPSNSVLENSTSQVAAEDDFEFQVTERAKLNHNEYTFKQSPKNNVRYLINNPDYTFTDLHEFKKYYPAIDYESIIDEYHLSSIRVYNSYGQEIDMLNLEEDKVYTHELSSDDVLSISFNYSSINDEKQKLIVDIGKQTPMENKEFVYEEIDIKGIPYTLSYSINSDHLFGFSYHQEVNGVTYTISFRNGEEVVSEFNGHQVTGIKSSMSEEDVKVLIEDINVPRLVLNTLESL, via the coding sequence ATGCATTTACGAAAGACATTATTTAGTATAATTTTAGTAACTTTATTTTTAGTAGGGTGCAGTGATGATACAGAATATAGCCATTTAGAAGATACAATTAGGATTTTAACTTCTGATGAAATGGATGGTCGTCTTACTGGGACAAAAGGTAATGACCTAGCGCTATCTTTCATTGAAGAAAAATTCCGGGAAATAGGGTTAGAGCCTATCAACGTGGATAATGAGTCACTATTATTGCAGTATCCTCATAAATTTCATAATCCAGAAAAAGCAACCTATCAAATACAAATTATTTCTGACAGTGGAGTCAAAGTAAATTTGATACGTGGCATTGATTTTTTGGAGAGAAACGGTTATAGCAACTATGAAAAAACGTTGCCTTTTACGTTTGATAGCCAAAGTTCGGAGACAGAGCAAGCTTATGTTGTCTTAAAAGACAGAAGTAATTTCCAAGAAGCTTTTGAAAAATCTCAAGGGGTATTTATTGTAGAAGAAGCTTTTTCTAAGTCATTATTAATTGACACTGTTGAGAAACCTGTTATTCAAATTTTTACAGACACGTATAATAGATTAAAAGAATTTTCTAGTGGACAAATAATGATGAACATATCAGTGGAAGAAGAAATGATTGATGCATACAACATAGCAGGTAAGATTCCAGGTAAAGATAATAAAAATGTACTTGTTCTGTCTGCTCATTTTGATCATGTAGGAACTGTTGGTGATTCCATTTATCGAGGAGCCATTGATAATGCGTCCGGAGTTGCGGTATTACTTGAAATAGCCCAAAAATTAGTAAGCTCGACTGAAAAATTTGATAACGAGATTATTATAGTTGCCTTTAACGGTGAAGAATCAGGGCTTCAAGGGAGTTCTCATTTAGTCGAAGAGTTGAGTGACAAATATAATAGCATTAATAATATTAATTTAGATTCTTTGTATAATGCGCCAATAAGTATTGTTTCACGGGAGGATGAAGTTTCGGAAGATTTATTGGAAGACCTGAAATCTATCTTGAAAGAAAGTAGTGTGGATTTTAATACTGATTTAAGTGGAGGATTAACAAGCGATCACTCAATATTTCTAAGTAAGCATATTAATGCTATGACGATTTCCAGTCAGAATGTGACCCCAAAAATCCATCGTTCCTCAGATACAATGGAAGAAGTAGATTTCCCATCATTAGTGAAGATAACTGAAAGTATCGTCCAATTCATCCATAATTATCATCACAAAGAATACGGACATCCATCTAACTCTGTCCTGGAAAACAGCACTTCTCAAGTAGCGGCTGAAGATGATTTCGAGTTCCAGGTAACAGAAAGGGCGAAATTGAATCACAATGAATATACATTTAAACAAAGCCCTAAAAATAATGTCCGATATTTAATAAATAATCCAGACTACACATTTACAGACCTTCATGAATTCAAAAAGTACTATCCTGCGATTGATTATGAATCAATCATTGATGAATATCATTTAAGTAGTATTCGTGTATACAACTCATATGGCCAAGAAATTGATATGCTCAATTTGGAAGAAGATAAAGTCTATACGCATGAATTGAGTTCTGATGATGTATTGTCGATATCTTTTAACTATTCAAGTATTAATGATGAGAAGCAAAAACTTATTGTAGATATAGGTAAGCAAACACCAATGGAAAATAAGGAGTTTGTATATGAGGAGATAGATATTAAGGGTATACCCTATACACTTAGTTACAGTATAAACAGTGACCATCTTTTTGGATTTTCATATCACCAAGAGGTTAACGGGGTTACTTACACGATAAGCTTTAGAAATGGGGAGGAGGTAGTTAGTGAGTTCAATGGCCACCAAGTAACCGGTATCAAGTCATCAATGTCTGAAGAGGATGTTAAAGTCTTGATCGAGGATATCAATGTTCCTAGATTGGTTTTAAATACATTAGAATCTCTTTAG
- a CDS encoding pentapeptide repeat-containing protein has product MNNETAKNIRGSLKADCSKCFGLCCVALNIVTSSDFAINKPAGTICPNLQKDFRCKIHNHLTNRGFKGCTVFDCLGAGQKVSQDTFNGLSWQQHPHIATKMFRVFPIVEQLFEMIAFITEALTHNISHSLRSKLRTQFDKLRGYTNMDADSLLVLDLINCRLPVNELLLETSEYIRNELSSKVFMIKKGKQCRGVDWIGKNLKGKDLRTTDFRGAYLIATDLRNTDLRGVDFIGADLRDANLSDANLSTSMFLTQMQINAAKGNDRTILPTHIHTPFHWIN; this is encoded by the coding sequence ATGAATAATGAAACCGCTAAAAACATTAGGGGAAGTTTGAAAGCTGATTGCTCTAAATGTTTTGGACTCTGCTGTGTTGCACTCAATATTGTCACATCAAGTGATTTTGCAATAAATAAACCTGCTGGGACAATTTGCCCTAACTTACAAAAAGATTTTCGCTGTAAAATTCATAATCATTTAACGAATAGAGGATTTAAGGGATGTACCGTTTTCGATTGTTTAGGTGCGGGTCAAAAAGTTTCTCAAGACACTTTTAATGGACTAAGTTGGCAGCAACATCCTCATATCGCCACAAAAATGTTTCGTGTTTTTCCTATAGTAGAGCAGCTATTTGAAATGATTGCTTTTATTACAGAAGCATTAACTCATAATATTTCACATTCATTGCGTAGTAAGTTACGTACACAATTCGATAAATTAAGAGGCTATACTAATATGGATGCGGATAGCCTTTTAGTTTTGGATTTAATAAATTGTCGATTACCTGTAAACGAGCTTCTTCTCGAAACAAGTGAATACATCCGAAATGAGTTAAGTTCAAAAGTTTTCATGATTAAGAAAGGAAAACAATGTAGGGGCGTTGATTGGATTGGAAAAAATTTAAAAGGTAAAGATTTAAGAACGACGGATTTTAGAGGAGCGTACTTAATCGCAACGGATTTGAGAAACACGGATTTAAGAGGTGTTGATTTTATAGGAGCGGATTTACGTGATGCAAATTTAAGTGATGCAAATCTTTCTACAAGTATGTTTTTAACCCAAATGCAAATTAATGCGGCTAAAGGTAACGATCGAACGATCTTACCTACACACATTCATACACCATTTCATTGGATTAACTGA
- a CDS encoding alpha/beta fold hydrolase has protein sequence MSIVFIHGLGQNSSSWAQTLSYLREQQQIECPDLSILLRGKEATYVNLYKSFVDFCDSIDEPLDLCGLSLGGILALNYAIDYPHKVKSIALIGIQYEMPKLLLKFQNKIFKFLPNSTFEEIGLKKSDFIQLTNSMLNLHFTDQLMAISCKALIVCGEKDYVNKKASKKIAELIPAAVLQLIPRAGHEVNVQAPKALAEILEEFLRTRG, from the coding sequence ATGAGCATAGTTTTTATACATGGACTTGGACAAAACTCATCAAGTTGGGCGCAAACGCTTTCGTATTTACGAGAACAACAACAAATTGAATGCCCTGATTTATCCATTTTACTTCGTGGAAAAGAAGCTACATATGTGAATCTGTATAAGAGCTTCGTTGATTTTTGTGATTCTATTGATGAACCACTCGATCTTTGTGGCTTATCACTTGGGGGGATTTTGGCGTTAAATTATGCGATTGATTATCCACATAAGGTAAAGTCAATCGCATTAATAGGTATTCAGTATGAAATGCCGAAACTACTATTGAAATTTCAAAATAAAATATTCAAGTTTCTACCAAATTCTACTTTTGAGGAAATCGGTTTAAAAAAAAGCGATTTCATACAGCTGACAAATTCAATGTTAAACTTACATTTTACTGATCAATTAATGGCTATTTCCTGTAAAGCGTTGATTGTTTGCGGCGAAAAGGACTATGTAAATAAGAAAGCTTCAAAAAAAATAGCGGAACTCATTCCAGCAGCTGTACTTCAGCTTATCCCGAGGGCAGGTCATGAAGTGAATGTGCAAGCACCGAAAGCATTAGCGGAAATACTTGAGGAATTTTTAAGAACAAGAGGATGA
- a CDS encoding helix-turn-helix transcriptional regulator, with the protein MKNNMKDLRARFDFSQDVLAEKLRVSRQTIISLEKGRYNPSSTQAFKLARLFNCHIEDIFIYEEDNE; encoded by the coding sequence ATGAAAAATAATATGAAGGACTTACGTGCAAGATTTGATTTTTCTCAGGATGTATTAGCCGAAAAGTTACGAGTTTCTAGGCAAACTATTATCTCTTTAGAAAAAGGACGTTATAATCCTTCAAGCACGCAAGCGTTTAAATTAGCCAGACTATTTAATTGTCATATTGAAGATATTTTTATTTATGAGGAGGATAATGAATGA
- a CDS encoding DUF6366 family protein has product MSKKEKPEELREHLYKEELKNNPAVQLNDTLNKTQSGMPVTSGMSLKELGWIIIFIILFLFGYGMYNLLF; this is encoded by the coding sequence ATGTCAAAAAAAGAAAAGCCAGAGGAGCTTCGTGAACATCTTTATAAGGAAGAACTAAAAAATAACCCAGCTGTTCAATTGAATGATACGCTCAATAAAACACAAAGTGGAATGCCCGTAACATCAGGAATGAGTTTGAAGGAACTCGGCTGGATTATTATATTTATTATCCTTTTTCTTTTCGGATATGGTATGTACAATCTGCTTTTTTGA
- a CDS encoding 3-isopropylmalate dehydrogenase: MESLFIILMCLFIVSANIIGFIYYRKKKNLYISAFTILLLAAFFGSIGGALAVFIIRDPFAIFYGLQLGYYLMINSFIVFIIAILVTIVKKFNHRVL, from the coding sequence TTGGAAAGTTTATTCATAATTCTGATGTGTTTATTTATCGTTAGTGCAAATATAATTGGGTTTATCTATTACAGAAAAAAGAAGAATTTATATATTTCCGCTTTTACAATCTTACTATTAGCAGCCTTTTTTGGTTCCATCGGCGGTGCATTAGCGGTATTTATTATTCGTGATCCTTTCGCGATTTTTTACGGTTTGCAGCTCGGCTATTATTTAATGATAAATAGTTTTATTGTTTTTATTATTGCCATTTTAGTAACTATTGTAAAAAAGTTTAACCACCGAGTATTGTAA
- a CDS encoding ABC transporter ATP-binding protein: protein MSFFTIQQLEKSFPIGETDETILKGIDLTLQKGEITALVGASGSGKSTLLTIAAGLQSASEGHIYFNNEDLTTLSQEELRQMRAEQFGFVFQFAHLVPFLTVEEQLLLMLDVANKKKNKMDINRVLELVGMAHRKTAYPSSLSGGEKQRIAIARAIIHEPKILFADEPTASLDSKRSSEVMMLLQNLTKSLNLTTLLVTHDEEMLRYVDRTVHMRDGKILEESLS, encoded by the coding sequence ATGAGTTTCTTTACTATACAACAGCTTGAAAAATCATTCCCTATTGGCGAAACAGATGAAACGATCTTGAAAGGCATTGACCTGACGCTTCAGAAAGGTGAAATCACAGCACTTGTTGGGGCTTCTGGCTCAGGGAAAAGTACTTTATTAACCATTGCTGCAGGATTACAATCTGCATCAGAAGGGCATATTTATTTCAATAATGAAGATTTAACAACACTGTCACAAGAAGAGCTTCGCCAAATGCGTGCAGAGCAATTTGGTTTCGTCTTTCAGTTTGCACATTTAGTACCGTTTCTTACAGTAGAAGAACAGCTATTATTAATGTTAGACGTTGCAAATAAGAAAAAAAATAAAATGGATATTAATCGTGTGCTTGAACTAGTTGGGATGGCACATCGAAAAACTGCGTATCCCTCTTCACTTTCTGGTGGTGAAAAACAACGAATTGCGATTGCTCGTGCCATCATTCATGAACCAAAAATATTATTTGCAGATGAACCAACAGCAAGTCTTGATTCCAAACGTTCAAGTGAAGTCATGATGCTTCTTCAAAATTTAACGAAGTCCTTAAATTTAACAACTTTACTTGTCACACACGATGAAGAAATGCTACGGTATGTAGATAGAACAGTACACATGCGAGATGGCAAAATTTTGGAGGAATCTCTTTCATAA
- a CDS encoding ABC transporter permease: MKLAWKEMKKNKSKFFIFGLIVLLISLLTFMIAGLANGLSQDNAALIKELPDGQFYMTTEAEDNYALSRISNTQQQELLKKYPDATALSIQMGMFHNAEGKQQSVAFVTTTESDIFPKVAAGEMIVDISLKEEGYKIGDILTSNQFSGQWEIVGFSEQTKFNHAAVAFIQQEDFTEMYRTTDLQLLYLADEEVKTMDGLTAYSNKDFLNTIPSYSAEQLSLNMIIWFLVVISGMLFAIFFYMMNVQKIGLYGILKAIGVKTSTLFVMMWTQMLLISAIALSISLVLSQLFQNVAPQGMPFYLTLNTTLLFAGVFLVIGFIGATVSGLQIKKIQPLQAIQQGEI, from the coding sequence ATGAAATTAGCATGGAAAGAGATGAAAAAAAATAAAAGCAAGTTCTTCATCTTTGGACTAATCGTCCTTTTAATTAGCTTACTGACATTTATGATTGCAGGATTAGCAAATGGATTATCTCAAGATAATGCAGCACTAATTAAAGAGCTACCAGATGGACAGTTTTATATGACAACCGAGGCAGAAGATAACTACGCCTTATCGAGAATATCAAATACACAGCAACAGGAGCTTCTTAAAAAGTATCCAGATGCTACTGCCCTTTCAATTCAAATGGGTATGTTCCACAACGCTGAAGGAAAGCAACAGAGCGTCGCCTTTGTAACAACAACCGAATCAGATATCTTTCCTAAGGTCGCAGCAGGTGAGATGATTGTAGATATTTCTTTAAAAGAAGAAGGATATAAAATTGGTGATATTTTAACGAGTAATCAATTTAGTGGTCAGTGGGAAATCGTTGGTTTCTCCGAACAAACAAAATTTAATCACGCAGCTGTAGCCTTTATTCAACAAGAGGATTTCACAGAAATGTACCGTACAACTGATTTACAACTACTGTATTTAGCAGATGAAGAGGTAAAAACAATGGATGGTTTAACTGCCTATTCGAACAAAGATTTTTTAAATACGATTCCTAGTTATTCTGCTGAACAGCTTTCACTTAATATGATTATTTGGTTTTTAGTTGTGATTAGTGGTATGTTATTTGCAATTTTCTTCTATATGATGAACGTGCAAAAAATTGGTCTGTATGGAATTTTAAAAGCTATTGGTGTAAAAACAAGTACATTATTTGTCATGATGTGGACGCAAATGCTTCTTATTTCAGCAATCGCTTTAAGCATTTCTCTTGTGTTAAGTCAGTTATTTCAAAACGTTGCTCCACAAGGGATGCCCTTCTATTTAACACTAAATACGACATTATTATTTGCTGGTGTATTTTTAGTTATTGGCTTTATCGGAGCAACAGTCTCAGGACTTCAAATTAAAAAAATTCAACCTCTACAAGCAATACAGCAAGGAGAGATATAA